A window of Rhodothermales bacterium genomic DNA:
CTCCAGGCGGACCGACTGGGCCGTGATGGCGTCCACCCGGTAGTCCACGACGGCCGTACCGTAGACATACGGTTCAAAGAACCAGTCGAATGACTCGCCGGTCACGTCTTCGAGCGTCTCCTGCAGGTCCCGCGTCGTGGGATGCCCGAAGCGCCAGCGCTGGTAGTATGTCTGCAGGAAGGCCTGCATGCGCTCCCACCCCAGGTATCCTTCGAGCGTGTTCATGACGGTGGCCGGCTTCGCGTAGGAGGCCTTTCCGAAATCGCCGTACGGATATTCCCACGAGCGCGCATAGAGCGGCCCCCGGTTCGGATTGCTGAGCGTGTAGGAAAGCCGCTGGAAGTCCCGGTCGCCGATCCGCACGCCGGCGACCTCCAGGATGGATCCGTCGGGCCACTCGGTATCCATGATGCGCGATTCCACGTAGGAGTTCATGCCCTCGTCCAGCCAGGCTTCTTCGGCTTCGTTCGATGCGAGCATCCCCATGAAATACTGGTGGCCGAACTCATGGATGATGACCAGCTCGAGCGGCCTCACCCATTCGGGCAGTCCGTATGCCGTTCCGGCCGTGATGAGCGTCGGGTACTCCATGCCATTGGATCCGCCGAGCCCGTCCACGACCGTGAGCGTCGTGTAGGGATAGGGCCCGATCCAGTCCGCGTAGTACTGCAGAGCGACCTTCGTGGCCGCCAGGTGGCGCTCGGCCTGGGCGGCGTGGCGCGGTTGGAGCAGGAGCCGGATGTCCACATGCTCCCACCGGTCCTCGTGTTCGATGAAATCCGGGCTGGCGGTCCAGGCGAAATCGTGCACATCGTGGGCCACATGCCGGATGACCCGCAGGCTGTCTTCCATGCGATCCTCCACGCGCAACCCCGTTGCGCCCACGGCATGGTCGGCCGGTACGCGCATGGTCACGTCGTACGTGCCGAAATCGGCATAGAACTCGCTGTTGGCGTGGAACTGATGCGTGCTCCAGGCGCCCCGGGGCGCATCCTCGGGGACGTACCGCTGTCCGGGGATTTCATACACGCCGAGCTTCGGAAACCACTGGGCCACCATGAAGAACGGGCGCCCGGAATCGCCGGTTTTCCAGCCCGTCCGGGCCACGATTTCGGGCAGCCGGGAGGTGAAGGACAGGTCCACGGCAATGGTTTCGCCGGGCGCAACGGCGCGCGGCAGCGTCACGGAAATCACGGTGCTGTCGGCCACGTTGCCGTCGTCCGGCTGGATGAACCGGATGGCCGGCATCAGGTCGGCGCCTTCGAACGTGAACGCCGTGATCCGGACGCCGCCCCAGGGGTCCTGGCCGCTGGCGCTGAAGCCCCGGTGGGCACCGCCGCTTTCCCGCATGAACGTCGATTCGTTGTTGCTGAACGCGTTCAGATAGAGATGGAATTGGAGTTCATCCACCGGCACCGCATCCCTGTTGCGCCACGTAATGCGCTCTGCAGCGCGCACGGTGCGGGATTCGGCGTCGAGCGTCGCATCGATGGTATAGGACACGACCCGGTCGCTGAGCGGCTCGGAGGAGGTGGTCTGGGCGGCGGTCGCGTGGGTGAGGGATGCGGCAACCAGGGTGGCCAGGAGGGCGGCCAGAATGGCGGGCGTCCGGATGATGCGCGGAAAACCTATCATGTTCGTGCTCGTTCGCTTTGCACCCAGTATACAGAACACATGCGACACGAAACGCGTCACGTCAGCCTCTGCGAGGTCGGACCCCGCGACGGCTTCCAATTCGAATCGAAACCCATTCCGACCGAGCGGAAGGTGGAATGGATACGCCGCCTGGCGGCGGCGGGCCTGCCGCGCGTGCAGGTGACGTCGTTCGTGCACCCCGGGCGGGTCCCCCAGATGGCCGATGCGGATGAGGTGGTCGCCGGTGTGGCCGGGCTTCCGGCCGTGGCTACCGGGTTGGCGCTGAACCTGAAGGGCGTGGAGCGTGCCGCAGCGTCGGGGCTGCATTACGTGGATTTGAGCATTGCCACGAACGAGCGGCACGGCCGGGACAACGCCAACATGTCGGTGGAGGAGGGCGTGGAGCAGGCCTTCGTCATGGTCCGCCGCGCCTGGGAGCTCGGATTGGAGGTCCAGATGGGGTTCCAGACGGTCTGGGGCTACGGGCAACCGGGCGACACCCCTATGGAACAGGTGGTGGACTTGGCGCGGCGCTTCGCGGCGCTTGCCGGCCCGGACGGTCGGCGCCTGGAGTCGATGTCGCTGGCCGACTCGACGGGCATGGCCAATCCGGCGTCCATCCGGCGTGTGGTGGAGGCTGTTCAGGCGGCGGTCCGCGAAGGGGTCCCGGACGAGAACGCCGTCCCGCTGGTGCTCCACCTGCACGATACGCGGGGGCTGGGAGTGGCCAACGTGATTGCCGCGCTCGACGCAGGCGTCCGGCGGTTCGATACGTCGCTCGGGGGACTCGGCGGTTGTCCCTTCATCCCCGGTGCCACGGGCAATGTGGCGACCGAGGACGTGGCCTATGCCCTGCGCGAATTGGGGTGGGTGACGGGTGTGGACATCGGCGCGGTATCCGAGGTGACGCGCGAGGTGGCCGCGTTCCTGGGGCGTCCGCTCAGCGGCCGGGTGTACGGTTTGGACGTCGCGCGTCAGGAATAGGCTTCCATCGGCGGGCAGGAGCACACCAGGTGGCGGTCGCCGTGCGCATCGTTCACGCGGCGGACGCTTGGCCAGAACTTGTACTCGCGCGTCCACGGGGCCGGGTAGACCGCTTTTTCGCGGCTGTACGGCTTGTCCCAGGTCTCGGACAGCACGAGTGCCGCCGTGTGGGGAGCGTTCGCGAGGGGGCTGTCTGCGGAGGCGACCGCACCCAGTTCGACTTCCTTGATTTCCGCGCGGATGGCCATCATGGCCTCACAGAACCGGTCGAGTTCGCCCTTGTTCTCGCTCTCGGTGGGTTCGACCATCATGGTGCCGACGACCGGCCAGGACATGGTCGGGGCGTGGAATCCATAATCCATGAGCCGTTTGGCCACATCCACTTCGGTCAGGTCGGTGTGCTGCCGGAGCAGGCGCAGGTCCATGATGAATTCGTGCGCGACGAACCCGTTGCGGCCCGTATACAGGATGTCGTAGTGGCTGCGGAGCCGGTGGGCCATGTAATTGGCGTTCAGGATGGCCACCTGCGTGGCCTTCTTGAGACCGTCCGGCCCGAGCATGGCAATGTAGGCCCAGGAAATGAGCAGGATGGATGCGCTCCCGAACGGCGCGGCCGCAACCGGGCCGAGCTGGAGGTCCGGCATGCCGTCTTCGCGCGGGGATACCACCGGGTGGTCGGGCAGATACGGCGCAAGGTGTTCGGCGACGCAAATGGGGCCGACGCCGGGACCGCCACCACCGTGCGGGATGGCGAAGGTCTTGTGCAGGTTCAGATGGCACACATCGGCGCCGATGTCTCCCGGGCGGCACAAGCCCACCTGGGCGTTCATGTTGGCCCCGTCCATGTAGACCTGGCCGCCATGCTTGTGGATGGTGGCGCAGATATCGCGAACGGACTCCTCGAACACGCCGTGCGTGGACGGATAGGTGATCATGAGCGACGACAGGTGGTCGCCGGCCTCTTCGGCCTTCCGCGTCAGATCCTCGACGTCGATGTTGCCGTCCTCATCGCAGGCCACGACCACCACGTCCATGCCCGCCATGACGGCGCTGGCCGGGTTCGTGCCGTGGGCCGACGACGGAATGAGGCACACGTTCCGGTGGCCTTCGCCCCGGTGTTCGTGGTACGCGCGGATGACCAGCAGTCCGGCATACTCACCCGATGCGCCTGAATTCGGCTGCAACGAGGTGGCGGCAAAGCCCGTGATTTCAGACAGCCACGTGCGCAGTTCGGTCATCATTTCCCGGTAGCCGGCCACCTGGTCGGCGGGAGCGAAGGGATGGATCTGGTTGAAATCCGGGTTCGTGATGGGCATGAGCTCCGCCACGGCATTCAGCTTCATGGTGCACGATCCGAGCGGAATCATGCTGCTGGTCAGCGACAGGTCGCGTGTGGACAGCTTGTGCATGTACCGGGTCAGGCCGGCCTCGGACTGATGCTCATGGAAGACCGGGTGGGTCATGAACTCCGTGGTCCGGGCCAGGGGGCCGGTGTACCCGGACGCCATCTGCTCGGCGCGGCCGCGTACGTTGGCGCTTATGCCGAACGACCGGAAAATGGCCACCATGTCGTCGGTCGTCACCGTTTCGTCGAGCGTGACGCCCACGCTTCCGTCGGCGTACATGCGGAAGTTCATGCCGGCCTGCTCACCGGCCTGTTTTACGTGCGCAGCGTTGACACCGTCCACGCGGAGGGTATCGAACCAGGATGCGTGACGTACCGTCAATCCGGCTTCGCGGAGGCCTTCCGCCAACAGGCGGGTCAGGTCATGGATGCGCGTCGCTATCCGGCGCAGGCCATCCGGACCATGATAGACGGCGTACATGCCG
This region includes:
- a CDS encoding M1 family metallopeptidase, whose translation is MIGFPRIIRTPAILAALLATLVAASLTHATAAQTTSSEPLSDRVVSYTIDATLDAESRTVRAAERITWRNRDAVPVDELQFHLYLNAFSNNESTFMRESGGAHRGFSASGQDPWGGVRITAFTFEGADLMPAIRFIQPDDGNVADSTVISVTLPRAVAPGETIAVDLSFTSRLPEIVARTGWKTGDSGRPFFMVAQWFPKLGVYEIPGQRYVPEDAPRGAWSTHQFHANSEFYADFGTYDVTMRVPADHAVGATGLRVEDRMEDSLRVIRHVAHDVHDFAWTASPDFIEHEDRWEHVDIRLLLQPRHAAQAERHLAATKVALQYYADWIGPYPYTTLTVVDGLGGSNGMEYPTLITAGTAYGLPEWVRPLELVIIHEFGHQYFMGMLASNEAEEAWLDEGMNSYVESRIMDTEWPDGSILEVAGVRIGDRDFQRLSYTLSNPNRGPLYARSWEYPYGDFGKASYAKPATVMNTLEGYLGWERMQAFLQTYYQRWRFGHPTTRDLQETLEDVTGESFDWFFEPYVYGTAVVDYRVDAITAQSVRLERREDGVFPQRLRVTFADGTTAERTWDGASRWTTLHFPGSERIVEAHLDPDGVVWLDVNKLNNRMVTPSAADNTFARRAQLRYMAFVQRFLFLASGLL
- a CDS encoding hydroxymethylglutaryl-CoA lyase, whose product is MRHETRHVSLCEVGPRDGFQFESKPIPTERKVEWIRRLAAAGLPRVQVTSFVHPGRVPQMADADEVVAGVAGLPAVATGLALNLKGVERAAASGLHYVDLSIATNERHGRDNANMSVEEGVEQAFVMVRRAWELGLEVQMGFQTVWGYGQPGDTPMEQVVDLARRFAALAGPDGRRLESMSLADSTGMANPASIRRVVEAVQAAVREGVPDENAVPLVLHLHDTRGLGVANVIAALDAGVRRFDTSLGGLGGCPFIPGATGNVATEDVAYALRELGWVTGVDIGAVSEVTREVAAFLGRPLSGRVYGLDVARQE
- the gcvP gene encoding aminomethyl-transferring glycine dehydrogenase, whose translation is MAVSLSSTDFFKDRHIGPSDAEITEMLTALGLSSLEELVASTIPAAIRMDGDLELPQALSERELLDRAAELGRRNRRFRSWIGMGYHGTVTPPVIQRGILENPSWYTQYTPYQAEIAQGRLEALLNFQTMVIDLTGMEIANASLLDEGTAAAEAMMMLHRSSRRSGKERFFISEACHPQTISVVETRAIPLGIEVVVGDHRTFTFDNGVFGALLQYPTTDGSVEDYGSFCDAAHAAGAHVVVAADLLSLTLLEAPGTWGADVVVGSTQRFGVPMGFGGPHAAYFATGEAFKRQVPGRIIGVTIDADGNPALRMALQTREQHIRRDKATSNICTAQVLLAVIAGMYAVYHGPDGLRRIATRIHDLTRLLAEGLREAGLTVRHASWFDTLRVDGVNAAHVKQAGEQAGMNFRMYADGSVGVTLDETVTTDDMVAIFRSFGISANVRGRAEQMASGYTGPLARTTEFMTHPVFHEHQSEAGLTRYMHKLSTRDLSLTSSMIPLGSCTMKLNAVAELMPITNPDFNQIHPFAPADQVAGYREMMTELRTWLSEITGFAATSLQPNSGASGEYAGLLVIRAYHEHRGEGHRNVCLIPSSAHGTNPASAVMAGMDVVVVACDEDGNIDVEDLTRKAEEAGDHLSSLMITYPSTHGVFEESVRDICATIHKHGGQVYMDGANMNAQVGLCRPGDIGADVCHLNLHKTFAIPHGGGGPGVGPICVAEHLAPYLPDHPVVSPREDGMPDLQLGPVAAAPFGSASILLISWAYIAMLGPDGLKKATQVAILNANYMAHRLRSHYDILYTGRNGFVAHEFIMDLRLLRQHTDLTEVDVAKRLMDYGFHAPTMSWPVVGTMMVEPTESENKGELDRFCEAMMAIRAEIKEVELGAVASADSPLANAPHTAALVLSETWDKPYSREKAVYPAPWTREYKFWPSVRRVNDAHGDRHLVCSCPPMEAYS